In Acidimicrobiia bacterium, the following are encoded in one genomic region:
- the fabI gene encoding enoyl-ACP reductase FabI, with protein sequence MLLEGKRILVTGVLNDASIAFSVARRAQEEGAEVVLTSFGRIMSLTKRAAKRLPSEPEIIELDVSSPDDLEALAGRVGGHVDGVLHAIGFAPESCLGGGFLDAPWDDVAIALQVSAYSLKSLSVAALPMMDRGGSIVGLDFDNTQAWPIYDWMGVAKSAFESTARYLARYLGPQGIRVNLVSAGPVRTMAARSIPGFEHFEEVWASRAPLGWDVKDPEPVAQACIALLSDLFPATTGEMLHVDGGFHAVGA encoded by the coding sequence AACGACGCGTCGATCGCTTTCTCGGTCGCGCGCCGCGCGCAGGAGGAAGGTGCGGAGGTCGTACTCACGTCCTTCGGCCGGATCATGAGCCTGACCAAGCGCGCTGCGAAGCGTCTCCCATCCGAGCCAGAGATCATCGAGCTCGATGTTTCGAGCCCCGATGACCTCGAAGCGCTCGCTGGTCGCGTGGGAGGCCACGTCGATGGCGTCCTGCACGCGATCGGCTTTGCACCAGAGTCGTGTCTCGGCGGCGGCTTCCTCGACGCACCATGGGACGACGTGGCCATCGCGCTCCAGGTCTCGGCGTACTCGCTCAAGTCGCTCTCGGTCGCCGCGCTCCCGATGATGGACCGCGGGGGCTCGATCGTCGGCCTCGACTTCGACAACACCCAGGCGTGGCCGATCTACGACTGGATGGGCGTTGCGAAGTCTGCGTTCGAGTCCACCGCTCGCTACTTGGCGCGGTACCTCGGACCGCAGGGGATCCGAGTGAATCTCGTCTCGGCCGGGCCCGTGCGAACGATGGCCGCACGAAGCATTCCTGGCTTCGAGCATTTCGAAGAGGTCTGGGCCTCACGCGCGCCGCTCGGGTGGGATGTGAAGGATCCCGAACCGGTCGCGCAGGCGTGCATCGCGCTTCTGTCCGACCTCTTCCCCGCGACGACCGGGGAGATGCTGCACGTCGACGGCGGCTTCCACGCTGTGGGAGCGTGA